The genomic interval ACTTGACATCCCGTGGTGGGCCTTCGCGCTGGTGATGCTCGCCGTCAACTCGATGGGCACCTGGTTCGGCGTCTCGGTCGCCGAGAAGCTCCTCGTGGTCCTGCTCGGCACCGAGGTGACCGTCCTCGCGGCGATGGCGATCTCGGTCGCCCTGCACGGCGGCGGCCCGCACGGCTTCACCTTCGGCCCGGTGAACCCGGTCAACGCGTTCAAGGGGACGTCCGCCGGTCTCGGTCTCTTCTTCGCCTTCTGGTCGTGGGTCGGCTTCGAGTCGACGGCGATGTACGGCGAGGAGTCCCGCGACCCGAAGAAGATCATCCCCAAGGCGACGATGATCTCCGTCCTGGGCGTCGGCGTCTTCTACGTCTTCGTCTCCTGGATGGCCATCATCGGCAACGGCGAGACGGAGGCCGTGAAGGCCGCGTCCTCCGCGAACCCGCTCGCCCTCTTCTTCAACCCCACCGAGCACTACGTCGGCCATTGGGCGGTCGACCTCATGCAGTGGCTGATGATCAGCGGCTCGCTCGCCTGCGGCATGGCCTTCCACAACTGCGCGTCCCGCTACATGTACGCCCTGGGCCGCGAAGGCGTCCTCCCGTCGCTGAAGAACACCATCGGCCGCACCCACGCCCGGCACGGTTCCCCGCACATCGCGGGGCTCGTCCAGACGGCGGTGAGCGCGGTGCTGATCCTCGGCTTCTGGGCCACGAGCAAGGACCCGGCCAACGCGCTGTACGTCCTGCTGGCCATCCTCGGCACGATGGCGATCCTCGTCGTCCAGGCCGTCTGCTCCTTCGCTGTCCTCGCCTACTTCCGCAAGAACCACCCCGAGAGCCGGCACTGGTTCCGCACGTTCACCGCTCCGCTGGTCGGGGGTGTGGCGATGCTGGCGGTCGTCGTACTGCTGGTGTCCAACATGAGCGTCGCGGCGGGGTCGGAGTCCGGCTCCCTGGTCCTCAAGGCGACCCCGTGGCTGGTCCTGCTGGTCGCGGCGACGGGCATCGGCTACGCCCAGTACCTGAAGCGCAGGGCGCCCGAGCGGTACGCGCTGCTGGGTAGGACGGTCCTCGAAGAAACAAAGGAGCGCTGAGGTTCCCTGCTTTCAGGGGCGCGGGGAACTGCGCGACCAGCCCACCACGGTCTGCGGACGAGTACGAATCTGCGGGAGCGTTGCGGCTGGTCGCGCCCACGCGGCGGAGCCGCACATCGCTACAGCCCCGCGCCCCTTACGTGGCTCCGCCGAAGCGTGTTTCCCGGTGAACCCTCCACCGCTCCATCATCGCCACGATCTCCCCGTCCACGAACTCGAAGAACGCGAGCGTCTCGGCCATACGACGCCCCGCAGGCGTATCCGAGCCCAGACTGCTGACACCCTCACGCAGAGCCCCCTCCCAGCGCTTGATCAGCGCCTCGCGATTGGTCAGCGCCTCGTACCACTGATCGCCGTGCACCACATACCGTTCCCGACGAGAACCCGGCTCCCGCTCACGCGAGACCATGTGCGTCTGGGCCAGATAGCGCACCGCCCCGGAGACCCCAGCCGGACTGATCCGCAGTTGTTCGCCCAGCTCCGCCGAGGTCATCGCACCGTCGTCGGAAGACAGAAGCGCGGCGAAGACCCGCGCCGGCATCCGCTGCATCCCGGCCTCGACAAGCTGCGCCGCGAAACTCTCCACGAACTTCGAGACCGCCTCTTGGTCCCGCTCCGCCCCATCCGTCATAGGCCCAACCTTACCCGCGCTTCACACACTTCCTTAACTTCACAAATTTCTGAAAGAAGCGTACGTTCGGCTCCATGACGAAGGCAATCACCGTCTCCGGACTGCACAAGGCGTTCGGCAGGACGCAAGCCCTCGCGGGTCTCGACCTGGACGTCGAGGCCGGCGAGGTGCACGGCTTCCTCGGCCCCAACGGCTCCGGCAAGTCCACGACGATCCGCGTCCTGCTCGGCCTCCTCCACGCGGACTCCGGCGCGGCCCAGCTCCTGGGTCGCGACCCCTGGACCGACGCCGTCGAACTGCACCGCCGGGTCGCCTACGTCCCCGGCGACGTGACGCTGTGGCGCAACCTCTCCGGGGGCGAAGTCATCGATCTCTACGGCAAGTTGCGCGGCGGCCTCGATAAGACGCGCCGCGCCGACCTGATCGACCGCTACGAGCTGGACCCCACCAAAAAGGGCCGCACGTACTCCAAGGGCAACCGCCAGAAGGTCGCCCTCGTCGCCGCGTTCGCCTCCGACGTCGACCTGCTGATCCTCGACGAACCGACCTCCGGCCTCGACCCCCTGATGGAGGAGGTCTTCCAGCGCTGCGTGGAGGAGGAACGCGACCGGGGTCGTACGATCCTGCTCTCCTCCCACATCCTCAGCGAGGTCGAGGAGTTGTGCGACCGGGTGAGCATCATCCGCAAGGGCCGCACGGTGGAGAGCGGTTCGCTGTCCGACCTGCGCCACCTCACCCGCACCAGCGTGACGGCCGAACTCACCGGCGCGCCCAACGGGTTGGCGTCCATCCCCGGCGTGCACGACCTCGACGTACAAGGTCACCGCGTCCGCCTCCAGGTAGAGGCCGACCAACTCAACGCCGTACTGCGATCGTTGAGCGAGTCCGGCGTGCGCTCGCTGACCTCGAAGCCGCCGACGCTGGAGGAGCTGTTCCTCCGCCACTACCAGGAGACGGCATGACGGCCGCCACATTCCCCGCACGCCCCGCCGCCAGCGGCTCGCGCCAACTGGCAGGCACCGGCGCCCTGTTGCGCTTCAACCTGCGCCGCGACCGCGTGGTGATCCCGGCCTGGGTGGCGGTGACCGGCCTCCTTGTCCTCTCCCTCCCCGGCTCCCTGAAGACCGTGTACTCCACCCCCGCCGAACGCACGGACATCGCCCGCCAGATGCTCACCAACAGTTCGCTGCGCGCGACTTACGGCCCGGTGTTCAGCGACTCCCTCGGCGGTCTCACCGCGTGGCGCATCGGCGGCTACGCCGCGATCCTCGCCGGGGTCATGAGCCTGATCGTCGTCGTACGGCACACGCGGGACGAGGAGGAGAGCGGCCGCCAGGAACTCGTCTCCTCGGCGATGGTGGGTCGCCGAGCCCCGCTGACGGCGGCCCTGTTGACGGCGCTGGTCGCCAACTCCGCGCTGGCGCTGCTGATCACGGGAGGTATGGCCGGCCAGGGATCGGCGGGCGCGCTGGCCCTCGGGCTGGGCATCGGCGGAGTGGGCATGGTGTTCGCGACGCTAGCGGCGATCGTCGCGCAGTTCACGGACAGCGGCCGTTTGGCGAAGGGCCTGACCGGCGGACTACTGGGAGCAGCTTTCGTCCTCCGCGCCGTAGGAGACTCGACCACCAACAACGGCTCGTCCCCGGCGACTTGGATCTCCCCGATCGGCTGGCTGGAGAACCTGCGCCCGTTCGCGTCCGAACGGTGGTGGGTCCTGGCCCTGTTCGTGGCCGCGCCTCTCCTCCAGGGCTTGCTGGCCTACGAGTTGGCGGGCCGCCGAGACGTGGGGATGAGCTTCTTCCCGGCCCGCCCGGGCCCGGCCCACGGCCGCCTCGGCACGGCGGGCGCACTGGCCTGGCGTCTCCAGCGGGGCAGTGTCCTGGGCTGGAGCCTCGGCTTCCTCGCGGCCGGGGTCGCCTTCGGCGGCATCACGAAGGGCGCGGCGGACCTGGTCGGGGACAACGCCAAGACCCGCGAGATCATCGAGCGGATGGGCGGCCGGTCCGGCATCGAGAACGCGTTCCTGGCCACGATGGTCGGCATGTTCGGCATGCTCGCCGCGCTGTACGCGGTCTCCTCGGTCCTCCGCCTGCACAGCGAGGAGACCGGCCAGCGCGCCGAACCGATCCTGGCGAACGCGGTGGGCCGCCTGCGCTGGGCAGCGGGCCACCTGGTCATCGCCTTCGGAGGCGCGGTCCTGATCATGCTCCTGAGCGGCCTCGGCCTGACCCTCGGCTACGGCGCCGACCCGGGCCCGATCCTGGCCGCCACCCTGGTCCAACTCCCGGCGATCTGGACCCTGGGCGCGCTCGCGGTCCTGCTCCACGGCCTCTCCCCCCGCCTGTCCCCCCTGTCCTGGGCAGCGGCCGGCCTCGCCCTCCTCCTCGGCTGGATCGGCCCCGCGCTCAACCTCCCCCAGGCAGTCCTGGACCTCTCCCCCTTCGGCCACCTCCCGAAGCTCCCGGGCGGAGACATGGCGTGGGGGCCGGTGATCGCCCTCACGGCGATCGCCGCGGCCCTGGTCGCCGTAGGGCTGACGGCTCTACGGCGCCGCGACCTCACGACCTGACCAGGGCGCTCCCTGACGACTGGAGTGTCCTCTACGCGGAGTTGCCGTCGGCGGTGTTGGGTGGAGTCGTGCTGTCACTCGGCGTCCGGACTCCGGTGCGGCGCGCCAGGCGCACTCAACTGAACTGAGAGGAAACGGCGTTGGGCACAAGCCCGCTGGAGGAAGCGGACGACGACGAAGACGGCGTCGACCTCCCGATGACCGCCGAGATCTACGGCGTGCTGCGCGAGCACCCCTGGATCGGGCAGGTCAGCGCGGACCACGACCTGGACGAAGACCTCTTCAGCCTGGCGGTCAAACGGGCCGCCGCCTACGGCTGGAGTTCCACCCGTCTCAGCGCCGGTGCCGAACTCGGCGGGCAGCGCTGGGGGCATGCGGACGCGGGCGGGGACTGGTCGCAGGACGGCCGGGTGCGGCAACTCGCGTGGATCACCGTGTATCCCGCGACCGACCTGCGCGAACAGCACCTGCCTGTGCTGCCGTTGACCCGGGTGATGGTCGAATCCCTGGGCCGGATGGGCGAGTTGGACTTCACGGGGCTGACGGTGCGGGTGCCGGTGCGGCTCGCGCCGGACACCCGGTTCGACCTGGTGGGGGACGCCGCCTGGTTCGCCCTGGCGGCACCGGACGCGCGGGCGGAGGCGGTCGTCTCCGTCCTGGGGCCGGTCGACACCGTGGCGGAGCGGGTGCGCGAACTGGTCGTACAGCGCGGGCACGGACTGCTCCACGCCGAGGTCAGAGCCAGCGCCCACGACCGTACGGCCGCCTTCGCCTGCGGCCTGCCCGAGTGGACCCCGGACGCCGCGGCCTGGCTCGCGGAGGTCTTCGTCGACGCGTTGCGCGAGGTCGGCGTACGCGACACGGTGGAGATCGCGATCGACCGGACCACCCGAACTCCCCCTCGCCCAGCAGGAGTCGGCCGCCCATGAGAATCGGGATCACCGGACACCGCGGCCTGTCCGGCGAGGTGGAGCGGACGGTGCGCGCGCTCATTGAGGAGACGGTCGCGTCGTACACGGGCAGCGGCAGCGGCAGCGGCAACGCGAGCCTGGTGGGCGTCAGTTGTATCGCCGACGGACCCGACGCCTGGTTCGCCGAGGCCGTCCTCGGCCACGGCGGGCGGCTCGAAGTCGCCCTGCCCGCCGAGCAGTACCGCGCCGACCTGCCCGCCTGGTACCACCCCGCCTACGACGACCTCCTCCGCCGAGCCACGGAGGTCCACCGCACGGGACTCGACGCCTCCGGCCCCGATGCCTACATGGCGGGCAGCGAACTCCTCGTGGACCAGGTCGACGTACTCCTCGCCGTCTGGGACGGCCGACCTGCCCGGGGCTACGGCGGCACCGCCGACGTCGTCTCCTACGCGCGGGAGCACGACGTACCCGTGAAGGTGCTCTGGCCCGAGGGCGCCACCCGCGGCTGACCTGCGGGGCGGGGCGGGGCAAGGCAGGGCGGGTGATCAGGCGGCGTCGAGAGCCGCCGTGATCTTCCGGATCATGGCCGTCTCGGCGGGCCCGGCGCCGCCCTTGTGTGCGCGGGAGGCGGCTTCCATGATCGTGGTGATGGTGGCGTGGAAGTTCTCGGCCTCGGCGGGTGCCTTGGTCTTGAGGAGGGTCATCGAGGCGGTCAGCGCGGTGAAGGTGTGGTCGGCCAGGTCGGCGGTGGAACTGCCGTCCAGATCAAGGCCCTTGAGCTTCTCGGCGAGGACGTGACCGACCAGGCCGGTCGCGGACGACAGCGCCTTGCCGCCCGCCATGCCGGAGCGGGTGGAGGAGATCAGGCCGGGGTCGGCCGCCGCCATCAGGGAGACGACGCCGTGGGCCGCGGTCTGGAGGGTGAGCTTCTCGGTGGAGGTGAGGATCTCGGTGGAGGTGGTTTTCTCGGACATGGGGGTCTCTTTCGTGAGGGTGGGTGGGGCGTGGCGCAACTGCCGTAGGGCAGTGGTCTGTTGGGGTCGAAGGTCAGGCGGTGGCTTCGGCCTGGTTGCCAACTGCCTTGCGGGGCAGGGCCAGGCACAGGACCGCGCACAGGACGTAGGCGCCGATCGCCCAGGGCCCCGCGTGGGCGATGGCGTCGGTGAGGCCCTTGCCGGCGTGGGAGAAGAAGGCGTTGCCGATGACCGCGACGCCGAGCGCTCCGCCGAACTGCTGGGCGGTGGAGAGGATTCCGGAGGCGCCGCCCGCGAGGCCGCTCGGCACGGTGCTCAGGATCGTGTTGACCAGCGGGATGATCAGGAGGATCAGCCCGACGCCCGCCAGGAACAGGCCCGGTACCAACGGCCAGGCACCGGTGTGCAGTTGGGCGGAGTGCTGGGCCGCGTGGCGGACCCAGAACAGGCCGCCCGCCATGACCAGCGCGCCGAGGATCAGTACCGTACGGCCGAACTTGGCGACCAGCGGGTCGACGCCGGGCGCGGCCAGGATCGAGCCCGCGCTGAAGGCGACCATCAACAGGCCTGCCTGGGTGGGGGTGTAGCCCTGGCCGGACTGGAGCCAGATGGTGAAGACCAGGAAGAAGCCGGACATGCCGCCGTAGAAGAGGAGTTGGACGAGCAGGCCTGCGCTGAAGGCGGGCTTCTTGAACAAGTCGGTGGGGAGGAGCGGGTGTTCGATGCCTCGGCGCTTCTCCGAGAGCGTCAGCGCGGCGATCGCGGCCACGCCCGCGGTCAGGCAGAGCCAGCCCCACAGCGGCCAGCCGTTGGAGCGGCCCTGGACCAGCGGGAGCACGATCGCGACGAGGCCCGCGGCGAGGACCAGGTTGCCTGGCAGGTCTGTCCGGCCCGTGAAGGCGTGGTCCTTGGAGGCGGGGATCCACTTGGCGCCGAGGACGACGACCACGGCCGCCAGCGGGAGGTTGATGACGAAGATCGTGCGCCAGCCCCAGCCGAACAGGTCCCAGTCGGTCAGCACGCCGCCGAGCAGCACGCCCACGGCGGTGGAGATGCCGGCGATCGCGCCGTACAGGGCGAAGGCCTTGCCGCGTTCCTCGCCGTCGAACATCGTGCGGAACGACGCGAGGATCTGCGGCATGATCACCGCCGCGGCCACGCCCTGGAGACCGCGCGAGGCGACGAGCACCCCGGCCGAGGTCGCCAGCGCGCTGGCCAGACTCGTCAGCGCGAACGCGGTGACGCCGAGCAGGAACAGCTTCTTGCGGCCGTAGCGGTCGCCGAGGTGCCCGGCGATGATCAGCGTGGCGGCGAAGCCGAGCATGTACGCGGACACGGTCCACTGGAGATCGGCGGGGGTGGCCTTGAGGCCCTTGCCTATGGAGGGCAGCGCGGTGTTCACGATCGATCCGTCGATCATGTCCAGCAGCGCCGCGAGGATCATCACGAACGCCGCCGCCCACCGCTTGGGATAGGGCACCGGCCCGCCGCCGCCGTCAGCGGCTACGTTCATGGGGTTGGTCGTGCTGGACGACATGGCGTGGACTCCTCGGGTCGGTCAGTTCTGCTTGACTTTCATACATCTTGGCTTTCAAGCTAATAACCGATAGTTACGATGCAGGGAGATATCTCGAATGTCAAGCGGAACGGAGTCGGAGGCGGGCTCGGGGGCAGATTTGGGTGCTGCCTCGGGGTCGGACTCAGGGTCGGGCTCAGGGTCGGTCGAAGCGCGGCTGGGCGCGGCCGTGCAGGCCTACCAGAGCGCCGTCGACGACTTCGACCGCGAACTGGCCCGGCTCATGGGGGTCAACGAGACCGATCTGCGCTGCCTGGAGATCCTCTTCGCGGTCGAGGAGATCACCCCGCGTGAGCTGAGCCGGCAGCTGGGCCTGACCACCGGGAGCGTCACCACGATGCTCGACCGGCTGGAGAAGCTCGCCTATCTCACCCGCACGCCGCACCCCGACGACCGGCGCAAGACCCTGATCCGGGTCACCCCGGAGGCGGCCCGGCGCGCCTTCGGCCTGATCGGGCCGTTCCTCGACGACGCCGGGCGGAAGGTGTTCGGCCGTTACACCCCCGAGCAGCTGGAACTGGTCATCGACTATCTGACCTTTTCCCGCGACATCCAGCAGCAGCACGTCGAGCGGTTGCGGGAAACGCCCGCCACCGGCCCCACCCGGACAGGCGGCCGGCAGGTCCGGGGACCCCGGGGCGGGTCGGCGACGTAGATCCAACTCGGGGCCTATGGGGGTCTGTTACCCCACCTCGACGCTCAGCCCCTCCAGTCCCCGGATCACGAAGTTCGGCTTGCGTGCCGGCTCCGCCGCGAGCCTCAGCGTCGGGGCCTTCTCCAGCAACGCCCCCATGGAGGCGGCGAGTTCGATACGGGCCAGGGGTGCGCCGATGCAGTAGTGGATGCCCGCGCTGAAGCTGATGTGCGGGTTGTCCGCGCGGGTGAGGTCCAAGCGCTCGGGGTCGGTGAAGACCGCCGGGTCGTGGTTGGCCGCGCCGAACAGCATCGCGATCTCCGCGCCGCGCGGGATCGTCGTACCGTCGATCTCGATCTCGTCCAGCACCCACCGCTCGAAGAGCTGGAGCGGGGTGTCGTAGCGCATCAACTCCTCGACGGCGGACGGGATGAGGGAGTGGTCCGCGCGGAGGGCCGCCAGCTGGTCCGGGTTGCGGAACAGCGCCCACCAGCCGTTCACCGTGGAGTTCACCGTCGCCTCGTGGCCCGCGTTCAGCAGGAGGACGGCGGTGGAGATCAGCTCCTGTTCGGTGAGGCGGTCGTCGTCCTCGTCGTGGGCCGCGATCATGCCGGAGATGAGGTCGTCGCCCGGGTTCTTGCGACGGGCCGCGATCAACTCGCGTAGATACGACGAGAATTCGTTCGACGCGCGGACCGCCTTCGCCGCCGTGTCCTCGGACGGGCTCAGTTCGTACATCCCGCAGATGTCCGCCGACCAGGGGCGCAGCGGGGCACGGTCCGACTCCGGGATGCCGAGCATCTCGGCGATGACCGCGACGGGGAGCGGCTCGGCCACGTCCGTGAGGAGGTCGCCGCCGCCCTTCGCCACCAGGGCGTCCACCAGCTCGCCCGCCAACTGGCTGACGTAGGGCCTCAGTTGCTCGACGGTGCGCGGGGTGAACGCCTTCGAGACCAGGCGCCGGATGCGGGTGTGGTCCGGGGGTTCCAGGTCGAGCATGCCGTGGTCGTTGAGGGTGTGGAAGGGCTCGTGCTCGGGCGGGGGTGCCGTACGGCCGAAGTCCTCGTGGGTGAAGCGGTGTTGGTAGGTGCGGCCGAGGCGGCGGTCGCGGAGGAGTGCCGAGACGTCCGCGTGCCGGGGGACCAGCCACTGGTCCGTCGGCTCGTAGTAGGTGACCCGGCCCCGGTCGCGCAGTTCGGCGTAGGCGGGGTACGGGTCGTCGACGAACGCGGGGTCCCAGGGGTCAAAGGCTGCCATGCACGGACGCTAGCCCGACAGCACCCGGTCTGACCAGGGGCGACCTCGGTGATCCCGGTGACCCAGGAGGCGGCGGGACCGCCGGTCACCCCTGCGCGACCTGCTGTTGGCACCGCCACGGAGACGGGCGCCCCCGTGGATCGTTCGTCGTGGTGCGGGCTCCGGTCAGGACTGGTCGGGCACCCGCCACCACTGCCGGGTGTTCGAGCCGCAGTTGCGGACGTTGATCGGGGGGCGGGGGACCCTCCCCCCGAAAGTGTGACACTTAGCCCTGAAGTGTCACACTTTCGCGGAGAGGGTCCCCTCTGGCGGGCACCGGCAAAGAGCCGCACCGCTCAAGCCCGGGGTCGATTCACCGCGGAACCCGGTCACCCTTGATGTGCTCGACGAGGGCGGTGAAGGAGAGGGTGGGGAAGGAGAGGGTGGCACGGGTGGGCACCTTGGAGTCGCGGACGGCTGTGCGGGTGGGGAGTTCCGCTATCTCGACGCAGGTGTCGCCGTCGCCGCCGCTGGAGTACGTCGACTTTCGCCAGTTCATTACAGTTCCTTGGTCAGCCGGTGGATGAAGTCCCGCGACGCCACCGGGTCCAGTGACGCGCTCCTCACCCTATGGAACAGCGTGCGGAGCTTTTCCAACTGTGCTTCCGCATCGGAGAAGCCGACACCGGTCGGCGAGTCGCGCAACCCGGTGTCCAACCGGGGCACAGGGCCACCCAGATACATCATCGAGGCTCCGGCGCCCGCGAAACCCACGTAGTCGACGGGGATGACCCGCACAATGGCGTGCCCCTTCTCGATCTCCTCCAGGATGAAGCCGAGTTGGGCGAGTGACGCCCGGCGATCCGACACTTGGACACGCAGGGCGAACTCGTGGATGACCGTCTCGTACGGGGTGGGATCGTCGCCTTCGATGACGACGCGCCGGTTCAGCCGATGTTCGACACGTAGGGCCACCTCGTTCTCGGGAAGCTCGGGGCGCATGTACGAGTAGACGGCGCGGGCGTAGTCGGAGGTCTGGAGCAGCCCGGGAACGAGCATGACCACGACCTCGCGAAGGAAGGTTGCGTGATGCTCGGCCTCGGCGGTGTCGAGGAACGCCGGCGGTAGCACTCCCCGGTACTCCTCCCACCAGCCACGTGTCCGATCGGTCGCCATCGCCACGAGCGCGTCGATCAACTCCGTGTCCGTGCAGGCATAGTGGACAGCCAGTCGGCGAACGCGCTCTGCACTGACCGCCGCGATACCCAACTCCATGTGGCTCATCTGGCCGGAGGTCGAGTTCAGGAGGGCCGCCGCCTCCCGGGCCTTCAAACCGGCGGCCTCGCGCAGCCTGCGCAGTTCAGTCCCCAAACGCACCTGTCGCGCTGTGGGGTTACTCCTCGGCGGCATGCGCCCTCCTGTTCCCAACGCGCCGGTAGCGGCGCCACGTTCGGGTGTCAGATTACGCCAGCCGGTTGCACTGGCACCAATTCGTGCCATACCGTCAGTGACGCGCCGCACACCCTGCGAAACCCCGGGGCACCGGAAGCGCACCGCTCCGTCCTGCCACGACGGCTGCGGCACTGCCACCGGCCCTGAACGCCAACTCCCCACACCACAAACGGAGTTCACCCATGCCCGAACCCGAACACCCCGCCCCCTGGGAGTACTCCCCCAACATCCCCAACGACCCCCGCGCCATCACGATCAGCCGCCGCACCCTCCGCCTCATCCTCACGATGCACGGACTGATCGACCTGGTCGACACCGCCGAACTCCTCGCAACGGAGCTGGTGGGCAACGCAGTTCGCCACACGGAGGGCCCCGCCGCCCTACGCGTCTCCTGGTCGCCCGGCACCCTCCGTATCGGCGCCTGGGACGCGAACCCCGAACCCCCGCAGCCCCCAAACGAGTTGACGTCCATCACCGATCTGTAGGAGGGGCGCGGGCTCGCCCTCGTCAGAGCCTGCGCGAACCAGTGGGGCTGGCAGCCCCTGTCCAGGAACGGTCACCGCGGCAAGTACGTCTGGTGCGAACTGGACGCAGCGTGAGAGGCACCCACCTCCCCTCCATGCGCACCGTGGGGGAGCTCCGTGCCGCCCTCACCATGGGCTACGGCTTCCCCGGCGACGCGGACGACTTCGAGGCCGAGCTGACCCGCGAGATCAACCATGCCGACCCGGCGGACCTCTCCGGCGTCGTCCGCCTCGTCGAGGAGTTCCGCGGCCGAGTCACCGCGCGCCAGGACCCCTCCTTCGGCTCAGCCGTCGCCGCGGCCGTCGCCGAAATCCGCTCGGCTCGGGAATCGGCTCGGGAAACCGATCAGTGAACGACGACCAGCAGCCGACCGTCGCCGAGATCACCCGTGAGGCCCGCGCTCGCTGTTGGAGAAGAACCCGGCACTCGGCCGGAGAGCACAAAGCGCCGTCGGTGGCATGAAGGTCTACACGACCCCCCTCGAAGGCAGGGGCCTCCGCCCCACACTCACCGTCACCTACGTCTACGACGCCCTTCCTCCCGAACCCGGC from Streptomyces sp. NBC_01288 carries:
- a CDS encoding APC family permease gives rise to the protein MAVDESVAPAAKASEDGAVHRLKPNAIGLLGVVFMAVATAAPITAMTGNVPFMVSSGNGIGAPASYLVAMVVLAIFSVGFTSMAKHITSTGAFYGFISYGLGRTVGLASGLLATFAYAVFEPALIGIFSTFATGTFKDQTGLDIPWWAFALVMLAVNSMGTWFGVSVAEKLLVVLLGTEVTVLAAMAISVALHGGGPHGFTFGPVNPVNAFKGTSAGLGLFFAFWSWVGFESTAMYGEESRDPKKIIPKATMISVLGVGVFYVFVSWMAIIGNGETEAVKAASSANPLALFFNPTEHYVGHWAVDLMQWLMISGSLACGMAFHNCASRYMYALGREGVLPSLKNTIGRTHARHGSPHIAGLVQTAVSAVLILGFWATSKDPANALYVLLAILGTMAILVVQAVCSFAVLAYFRKNHPESRHWFRTFTAPLVGGVAMLAVVVLLVSNMSVAAGSESGSLVLKATPWLVLLVAATGIGYAQYLKRRAPERYALLGRTVLEETKER
- a CDS encoding GbsR/MarR family transcriptional regulator encodes the protein MTDGAERDQEAVSKFVESFAAQLVEAGMQRMPARVFAALLSSDDGAMTSAELGEQLRISPAGVSGAVRYLAQTHMVSREREPGSRRERYVVHGDQWYEALTNREALIKRWEGALREGVSSLGSDTPAGRRMAETLAFFEFVDGEIVAMMERWRVHRETRFGGAT
- a CDS encoding ABC transporter ATP-binding protein; its protein translation is MTKAITVSGLHKAFGRTQALAGLDLDVEAGEVHGFLGPNGSGKSTTIRVLLGLLHADSGAAQLLGRDPWTDAVELHRRVAYVPGDVTLWRNLSGGEVIDLYGKLRGGLDKTRRADLIDRYELDPTKKGRTYSKGNRQKVALVAAFASDVDLLILDEPTSGLDPLMEEVFQRCVEEERDRGRTILLSSHILSEVEELCDRVSIIRKGRTVESGSLSDLRHLTRTSVTAELTGAPNGLASIPGVHDLDVQGHRVRLQVEADQLNAVLRSLSESGVRSLTSKPPTLEELFLRHYQETA
- a CDS encoding ABC transporter permease, producing MTAATFPARPAASGSRQLAGTGALLRFNLRRDRVVIPAWVAVTGLLVLSLPGSLKTVYSTPAERTDIARQMLTNSSLRATYGPVFSDSLGGLTAWRIGGYAAILAGVMSLIVVVRHTRDEEESGRQELVSSAMVGRRAPLTAALLTALVANSALALLITGGMAGQGSAGALALGLGIGGVGMVFATLAAIVAQFTDSGRLAKGLTGGLLGAAFVLRAVGDSTTNNGSSPATWISPIGWLENLRPFASERWWVLALFVAAPLLQGLLAYELAGRRDVGMSFFPARPGPAHGRLGTAGALAWRLQRGSVLGWSLGFLAAGVAFGGITKGAADLVGDNAKTREIIERMGGRSGIENAFLATMVGMFGMLAALYAVSSVLRLHSEETGQRAEPILANAVGRLRWAAGHLVIAFGGAVLIMLLSGLGLTLGYGADPGPILAATLVQLPAIWTLGALAVLLHGLSPRLSPLSWAAAGLALLLGWIGPALNLPQAVLDLSPFGHLPKLPGGDMAWGPVIALTAIAAALVAVGLTALRRRDLTT
- a CDS encoding MFS transporter — encoded protein: MSSSTTNPMNVAADGGGGPVPYPKRWAAAFVMILAALLDMIDGSIVNTALPSIGKGLKATPADLQWTVSAYMLGFAATLIIAGHLGDRYGRKKLFLLGVTAFALTSLASALATSAGVLVASRGLQGVAAAVIMPQILASFRTMFDGEERGKAFALYGAIAGISTAVGVLLGGVLTDWDLFGWGWRTIFVINLPLAAVVVVLGAKWIPASKDHAFTGRTDLPGNLVLAAGLVAIVLPLVQGRSNGWPLWGWLCLTAGVAAIAALTLSEKRRGIEHPLLPTDLFKKPAFSAGLLVQLLFYGGMSGFFLVFTIWLQSGQGYTPTQAGLLMVAFSAGSILAAPGVDPLVAKFGRTVLILGALVMAGGLFWVRHAAQHSAQLHTGAWPLVPGLFLAGVGLILLIIPLVNTILSTVPSGLAGGASGILSTAQQFGGALGVAVIGNAFFSHAGKGLTDAIAHAGPWAIGAYVLCAVLCLALPRKAVGNQAEATA
- a CDS encoding MarR family winged helix-turn-helix transcriptional regulator, with translation MQAYQSAVDDFDRELARLMGVNETDLRCLEILFAVEEITPRELSRQLGLTTGSVTTMLDRLEKLAYLTRTPHPDDRRKTLIRVTPEAARRAFGLIGPFLDDAGRKVFGRYTPEQLELVIDYLTFSRDIQQQHVERLRETPATGPTRTGGRQVRGPRGGSAT
- a CDS encoding cytochrome P450 — its product is MAAFDPWDPAFVDDPYPAYAELRDRGRVTYYEPTDQWLVPRHADVSALLRDRRLGRTYQHRFTHEDFGRTAPPPEHEPFHTLNDHGMLDLEPPDHTRIRRLVSKAFTPRTVEQLRPYVSQLAGELVDALVAKGGGDLLTDVAEPLPVAVIAEMLGIPESDRAPLRPWSADICGMYELSPSEDTAAKAVRASNEFSSYLRELIAARRKNPGDDLISGMIAAHDEDDDRLTEQELISTAVLLLNAGHEATVNSTVNGWWALFRNPDQLAALRADHSLIPSAVEELMRYDTPLQLFERWVLDEIEIDGTTIPRGAEIAMLFGAANHDPAVFTDPERLDLTRADNPHISFSAGIHYCIGAPLARIELAASMGALLEKAPTLRLAAEPARKPNFVIRGLEGLSVEVG
- a CDS encoding DUF397 domain-containing protein translates to MNWRKSTYSSGGDGDTCVEIAELPTRTAVRDSKVPTRATLSFPTLSFTALVEHIKGDRVPR
- a CDS encoding helix-turn-helix domain-containing protein, which codes for MPPRSNPTARQVRLGTELRRLREAAGLKAREAAALLNSTSGQMSHMELGIAAVSAERVRRLAVHYACTDTELIDALVAMATDRTRGWWEEYRGVLPPAFLDTAEAEHHATFLREVVVMLVPGLLQTSDYARAVYSYMRPELPENEVALRVEHRLNRRVVIEGDDPTPYETVIHEFALRVQVSDRRASLAQLGFILEEIEKGHAIVRVIPVDYVGFAGAGASMMYLGGPVPRLDTGLRDSPTGVGFSDAEAQLEKLRTLFHRVRSASLDPVASRDFIHRLTKEL